A single region of the Bacillus sp. 2205SS5-2 genome encodes:
- a CDS encoding alpha-glycosidase, translating to MIKEAIYHRPQDNYAYACTNDTLHIRLRTKKHDVENVTLLYGDPYDWNEDKWSYSQIPMIKSGSDDLFDYWFASIKPEFRRLRYGFLLQDDKETIFLGDKGFESTPPADVAYYFCIPFLHDNEVFDAPDWVKDTVWYQIFPERFANGNTSNDPDGALPWGSAEPTTTNFFGGDLEGVTKNIPYLKELGISGIYFTPIFKAYSNHKYDTIDYLDIDPQFGTKEEMKILVETCHANGIKVMLDAVFNHSGFFFPQFQDVLKHQEKSLYKEWFHLKEFPLVMEPLPNYDTFGFVPEMPKLNTANPDVKDFLLQVGRYWIEEFNIDGWRLDVANEVDHEFWRDFRKEVRAIKPDLYILGEIWHDSMPWLLGDQFDAVMNYPFTNNILNLFAKQTINAKQFVENMTNVNHMYPTTVNSVAFNLVDSHDTPRVLTVCGENKARMKQIYNFMLTFTGTPCIYYGDEIGMTGEQDPGCRKCMEWDKNKQDLDLFQHIQKLLSLRKEHTLLANEGTFTFLPPELHENVVAFTKSDGHHTMLILLNTGEENVKYTIPFNLQGKVIRDVWNNKEFAADSPTLVAELGAYEFSILYI from the coding sequence ATGATTAAAGAAGCAATTTATCATCGTCCTCAAGATAATTATGCATACGCTTGCACTAATGACACTCTACATATTCGTTTACGCACAAAAAAACATGATGTTGAAAACGTTACACTACTTTACGGTGATCCTTATGATTGGAATGAAGATAAGTGGAGTTATTCGCAAATCCCAATGATAAAAAGTGGATCTGACGACCTATTCGATTATTGGTTTGCATCAATTAAACCTGAATTCAGAAGACTCCGTTACGGATTTCTACTTCAAGATGATAAGGAAACAATATTCCTTGGAGACAAAGGTTTTGAATCGACTCCACCAGCAGATGTTGCCTATTATTTTTGCATTCCTTTCCTCCATGACAATGAGGTTTTTGATGCACCTGATTGGGTAAAAGACACCGTTTGGTATCAAATTTTCCCAGAAAGATTCGCGAATGGAAATACAAGCAATGACCCCGATGGAGCTTTACCTTGGGGTAGTGCGGAACCTACCACTACAAACTTCTTTGGTGGGGATTTGGAAGGTGTCACCAAAAACATCCCTTACTTGAAAGAGCTAGGTATTTCAGGGATCTATTTTACACCGATCTTCAAAGCCTATTCTAACCATAAATACGATACGATTGACTATTTAGACATTGATCCTCAATTTGGAACTAAGGAAGAAATGAAGATATTAGTTGAAACTTGTCATGCGAATGGTATCAAAGTAATGTTAGATGCTGTGTTTAATCATAGTGGATTTTTCTTCCCACAATTCCAAGACGTATTAAAACATCAAGAAAAATCACTTTACAAAGAATGGTTTCACTTAAAAGAATTCCCACTGGTAATGGAACCACTTCCAAACTATGATACATTTGGATTTGTTCCTGAAATGCCGAAATTAAATACCGCCAATCCTGATGTAAAGGACTTTTTACTTCAGGTAGGACGTTATTGGATAGAAGAATTTAATATTGATGGCTGGCGATTGGATGTGGCCAATGAGGTCGATCACGAATTTTGGCGTGATTTCCGCAAAGAAGTACGAGCAATCAAACCAGACTTATATATTTTAGGAGAAATATGGCATGATTCTATGCCTTGGCTACTCGGGGATCAATTTGACGCTGTGATGAACTATCCATTTACTAATAATATCCTGAATTTATTTGCGAAACAAACCATTAACGCTAAGCAATTTGTCGAAAACATGACCAACGTAAATCATATGTACCCAACAACGGTCAATTCTGTTGCCTTCAATCTTGTAGATAGTCACGACACCCCTCGCGTGCTAACTGTTTGCGGTGAAAACAAAGCGAGAATGAAACAGATATACAACTTTATGCTTACGTTTACTGGAACTCCTTGTATTTACTACGGAGATGAAATCGGCATGACTGGTGAACAAGATCCTGGATGCCGCAAGTGTATGGAATGGGATAAAAATAAGCAAGACTTAGATTTATTCCAACATATTCAAAAGTTATTATCCTTGAGAAAAGAACACACATTACTTGCAAACGAAGGAACGTTCACCTTCCTTCCACCAGAATTACACGAAAATGTCGTAGCTTTTACTAAATCGGATGGTCATCATACAATGTTAATCCTTCTAAACACAGGGGAAGAGAACGTGAAGTATACCATTCCATTCAATTTACAAGGAAAAGTTATTCGCGATGTTTGGAATAACAAAGAATTCGCAGCTGATTCTCCTACCCTTGTCGCAGAATTGGGTGCCTATGAGTTTAGCATTTTATACATTTAG
- a CDS encoding MATE family efflux transporter, with the protein MSKNQKKLTLFSLTWPIFIEIFLHMLMGNADTLMLSQFSDESVAAVGVANQILSIIIVMFGFVATGTSILIAQNLGAKNDGTAGEISVVALGANLVFGLALSGVLLLFSQPLLMLMDLPGELLPEAAIYLKIVGGFAFIQALIMTVGAIIRSYGFTRDAMYITLGMNALNAFGNYVFIFGAFGAPILGVKGVAISTITSRLIGLIVALFLMYKRTNSTFTILSLFKLPKSHLSNLLRIGVPSAGEHLSYNGSQIVITYFITMLGTQALTTKVYTQNIMMFIFLFSFAISQGTQILIGHQVGAQKFEQAYQRCIKSLRIGITISFFMSVIFSIFSKNLLAIFTDNPEIIASGSVLIFLTIILEPGRSFNLVIINALRAAGDVKYPVFIGILSMWGVSVTLSYILGIYFGLGLVGVWMSFIVDEWLRGLIMLRRWKSKVWIRKNFVKEEPLS; encoded by the coding sequence ATGTCTAAAAACCAGAAAAAATTGACACTCTTTTCCTTAACCTGGCCTATATTCATTGAGATTTTTCTACATATGCTGATGGGGAACGCCGACACCCTTATGCTTAGTCAATTCTCTGATGAGTCTGTTGCCGCTGTTGGTGTTGCCAATCAAATCCTCTCAATCATCATCGTTATGTTTGGATTTGTGGCAACAGGAACGTCCATCCTCATCGCCCAAAATCTCGGCGCCAAAAATGATGGGACCGCGGGGGAGATTTCAGTCGTTGCTCTTGGTGCTAATTTAGTATTTGGACTAGCATTAAGTGGAGTGTTGCTTTTATTTAGTCAACCTCTTTTAATGTTAATGGATTTACCTGGAGAATTACTACCTGAAGCAGCTATATATTTAAAAATCGTTGGTGGATTCGCCTTCATACAAGCCCTTATAATGACTGTTGGAGCCATCATCAGAAGCTACGGGTTCACTCGGGATGCAATGTATATCACCCTAGGTATGAACGCATTAAATGCATTCGGAAATTATGTATTCATCTTCGGAGCATTCGGAGCACCAATTTTAGGTGTGAAAGGAGTTGCCATCTCTACGATAACTAGTCGATTAATCGGATTAATAGTTGCTCTTTTTCTCATGTACAAACGAACGAACTCTACTTTTACCATTCTCTCACTCTTCAAGCTTCCAAAAAGCCATTTGTCGAATTTACTCCGGATTGGAGTTCCGTCTGCAGGGGAACATCTTTCCTATAATGGTTCTCAAATAGTGATTACCTACTTTATTACGATGCTAGGTACACAAGCGTTAACGACAAAAGTATACACCCAGAATATTATGATGTTCATATTTTTATTTAGTTTCGCTATTAGTCAAGGAACACAAATCTTGATTGGACATCAAGTAGGAGCTCAAAAATTTGAGCAAGCGTATCAGAGGTGCATAAAGAGTTTGCGGATTGGAATTACAATTTCTTTTTTTATGTCAGTTATCTTTTCCATATTTTCAAAAAATCTTCTGGCCATCTTCACGGATAATCCTGAAATCATTGCTTCAGGAAGTGTTCTAATTTTCTTAACTATTATTTTAGAACCGGGAAGAAGCTTTAACTTAGTCATCATCAACGCTCTTAGAGCAGCCGGTGATGTCAAATACCCTGTTTTCATCGGTATATTATCTATGTGGGGAGTGAGTGTGACACTTTCATATATACTAGGCATTTACTTTGGTTTAGGTCTCGTAGGTGTCTGGATGTCCTTCATTGTCGATGAGTGGCTCAGAGGATTGATTATGCTACGAAGGTGGAAGTCTAAGGTTTGGATTCGAAAAAACTTTGTAAAAGAAGAACCTCTTTCATAA
- a CDS encoding P-II family nitrogen regulator, giving the protein MKKIEAIIRPEAFQQLKDGLSGVGISGLTVSEAAGCGKQKGKQGIFRGTAFEIQLVPRVKVEMFIDEEKLEEIINVIIFTCSTETIGDGKIFIYPVEDVIRIRSGERGRDAVL; this is encoded by the coding sequence ATGAAAAAGATCGAAGCAATCATACGACCAGAAGCCTTTCAACAATTAAAAGATGGACTTTCAGGTGTCGGTATTAGCGGATTAACCGTATCAGAAGCAGCCGGCTGTGGAAAACAAAAAGGAAAACAAGGTATCTTTCGTGGTACTGCGTTTGAAATCCAACTCGTTCCACGAGTGAAAGTAGAAATGTTCATTGATGAAGAAAAACTAGAAGAAATTATCAATGTTATTATTTTCACCTGTTCAACAGAAACGATAGGAGATGGAAAAATATTCATTTATCCAGTAGAAGACGTTATTCGTATTCGTTCAGGTGAACGAGGTAGAGATGCTGTTTTATAG
- a CDS encoding ammonium transporter, which produces MIKIVLGLLSLLFLVSTPVSAATPTVQSVQAAVDSTWMMIAAILVFFMHAGFAMVEAGFTRSKNTLNILMKNFLTVAIASTLYFIIGYGVMFGNSFNGFIGTDGFLLANVDDVGFFLFQAVFAATCATIISGVVAERMRLQSYLLLTIVMTGLIYPIIGHWIWGGGWLSTLGFVDFAGSSVVHLTGAVAALTTVFFLGPRIGKYTNNKVNAIPGHNIPIGALGVFILWFGWFGFNGGSSLAADPSLVPHVITTTLLAASGAIISAAFYTQLRFNRIDASLTLNGALGGLVGITAGCANVSFFGSILIGLVAGILLVEAVRVIDVKFKIDDPVGAIAVHGICGIWGTLAVGLFDVSNGLFFGGGLSLLFIQMVGVLSVIVLTALISGGLVFIIWKFRGIRVSKEEEIAGLDFTEHGSSAYELRETIFDSKSTSITPFGSDLVERLNGISNSSSIKKTLN; this is translated from the coding sequence ATGATAAAAATAGTTTTGGGGTTATTATCACTTCTATTTCTGGTTTCCACACCGGTTTCTGCGGCTACACCAACTGTACAATCTGTCCAAGCAGCAGTCGATTCAACCTGGATGATGATCGCTGCAATTTTGGTTTTTTTTATGCACGCTGGCTTCGCAATGGTTGAGGCTGGTTTTACACGAAGTAAGAACACTTTAAATATATTAATGAAGAATTTCCTTACCGTAGCTATTGCATCTACACTTTATTTTATTATTGGCTACGGAGTAATGTTTGGAAATTCGTTCAACGGATTTATTGGAACTGATGGATTTCTATTAGCGAATGTCGATGATGTTGGATTTTTCTTATTTCAAGCTGTTTTTGCTGCTACATGTGCCACTATTATCTCGGGAGTCGTCGCAGAGCGTATGAGACTTCAAAGTTATTTGCTATTAACGATCGTGATGACAGGCCTTATCTATCCAATCATAGGTCACTGGATATGGGGGGGTGGCTGGTTATCAACACTCGGTTTTGTTGATTTTGCTGGTTCTTCTGTCGTTCATTTAACTGGAGCTGTTGCAGCACTGACCACCGTTTTCTTCCTGGGGCCTCGAATTGGAAAATACACAAACAACAAAGTTAACGCCATTCCTGGACATAATATTCCAATTGGAGCATTAGGTGTATTTATATTATGGTTCGGTTGGTTTGGTTTTAATGGTGGTAGCTCATTAGCAGCTGACCCCTCCCTTGTCCCCCATGTGATTACTACAACTTTACTCGCAGCATCTGGCGCGATTATCTCCGCTGCTTTCTACACACAGTTGCGATTTAATCGAATCGATGCATCTCTAACTTTAAATGGTGCATTAGGTGGTTTAGTAGGAATCACTGCTGGGTGTGCCAATGTGTCTTTTTTTGGATCAATCCTCATTGGGTTGGTTGCAGGAATCCTACTCGTTGAAGCCGTACGTGTTATTGATGTAAAGTTTAAGATAGATGATCCTGTTGGAGCGATTGCCGTTCATGGTATTTGTGGAATTTGGGGAACTCTAGCAGTCGGATTGTTTGATGTTTCAAATGGATTATTTTTTGGAGGTGGATTGAGTTTACTTTTCATACAAATGGTTGGCGTTCTTTCCGTCATAGTTTTGACTGCTCTCATCTCTGGAGGCTTAGTATTTATCATCTGGAAATTTCGTGGAATTAGAGTTTCGAAAGAAGAAGAGATTGCTGGCCTTGATTTCACTGAGCATGGATCTAGTGCGTATGAATTACGAGAAACAATCTTTGACTCTAAATCTACCTCAATAACCCCGTTTGGATCAGATTTAGTGGAACGATTAAACGGTATTAGTAATTCTTCGTCAATCAAGAAAACATTAAATTAG
- a CDS encoding phytoene/squalene synthase family protein: protein MKISAAYAQCEVIIKENSKTFYRAFSLLPKRQKKAVWAIYAFCRMVDDIVDEHEHPQEELARFEKQFSDFLKGLFEKENPMWVALNDVFERFPLNIEVFWDMIKGQRMDIQERNYETVDDVLDYSYHVAGTVGLMLLPVLAPNNEHRLRQGAIHLGYAMQLTNILRDIGEDLDRNRVYLPVEVLERHQYSLKDLRQRKKSEAFVSIWEELAQLAEYHYELALESIHLYPLYSRTPVHGAALIYRAILNEVRQNHYDVFQMRSFVTSEKKKEILAMMMSS from the coding sequence ATGAAAATATCAGCGGCCTACGCACAATGTGAAGTAATTATTAAGGAAAACAGTAAAACATTTTATCGTGCGTTTTCATTATTACCAAAACGGCAGAAGAAAGCGGTTTGGGCCATTTATGCGTTTTGTCGAATGGTAGATGACATTGTAGATGAACATGAACATCCTCAAGAAGAATTAGCTCGTTTTGAGAAACAATTTTCTGATTTTTTAAAGGGTTTATTTGAGAAAGAGAACCCGATGTGGGTAGCACTCAATGATGTTTTTGAACGATTTCCCTTAAATATTGAAGTTTTTTGGGACATGATTAAAGGACAAAGGATGGACATTCAAGAACGAAATTATGAAACGGTAGATGATGTATTGGATTATTCATACCACGTGGCTGGGACTGTCGGTTTGATGTTACTTCCCGTTCTTGCCCCGAATAATGAACATCGATTACGACAAGGAGCCATCCATCTTGGGTATGCTATGCAACTGACAAATATTCTTCGTGATATCGGTGAAGATTTGGATCGTAATCGAGTTTATCTACCTGTTGAAGTGCTGGAAAGGCATCAATATAGCTTGAAAGATTTGAGACAAAGAAAGAAAAGTGAGGCCTTTGTTTCAATTTGGGAGGAATTGGCTCAATTAGCTGAATATCACTACGAATTAGCGCTAGAATCAATACACTTATATCCTCTGTATTCGCGGACGCCTGTCCATGGAGCGGCCCTAATATATCGAGCAATTTTAAATGAGGTTCGTCAAAATCATTATGATGTTTTCCAAATGAGAAGCTTTGTAACGAGTGAAAAAAAGAAAGAAATTTTGGCCATGATGATGAGTTCATAA
- a CDS encoding phytoene desaturase family protein, with protein sequence MKTAIVGGGVGGIMAALFLVKEGFDVTIYEKEERLGGRLTFVEKDGYKIDKGPTIVLLPEMLSELLFQAGIQEDEYSLQRCDPLYDIHFANGETYTKHASVDQQVKEIQKKYPGNEEGFKRFMEDMKERFELGKPQFLQESFVKKINLIKPKTISALYKLKAFQSVSKQLENYFTAEELRIAYALQTLYIGGNPYETPAIYSLVSYSEHEHGIYYLEGGYASLIEVLEKACERKGINIVKNAYVSNIIKNQDVATGLVVNDEIIAANSIILNGDLPVVQRLVSINKPYVPSSSCLLLYMGIDGIYENASLHQFYMSTSFKETMIDVFKNKQIPINPCYYVFHPSLVDSTLAPDGKGVLYTLVPVPSAGVVDWDIEKDLLAERIITSMEKNGFPELKKRIDWIEIRSPKEAMAEGLFQGGSFGIAPVLGQSGPFRPQLQPFKEKNIFAVGASIHPGGGIPIVMQGAKLLSEYMINEYATHSSGKEVTIHENISGLRTM encoded by the coding sequence ATGAAAACAGCTATTGTAGGAGGGGGAGTGGGAGGAATCATGGCGGCCCTTTTTCTTGTTAAGGAAGGGTTTGATGTGACCATTTATGAGAAAGAAGAAAGACTAGGCGGGCGCCTTACTTTTGTAGAAAAAGATGGATACAAAATAGATAAAGGTCCCACCATCGTTCTTCTCCCAGAAATGCTGAGCGAATTGCTTTTTCAAGCCGGGATTCAAGAAGACGAATATTCATTACAAAGGTGTGACCCATTGTATGATATTCACTTTGCGAATGGAGAGACCTATACAAAACACGCTTCAGTTGATCAACAAGTAAAAGAAATTCAGAAGAAATATCCAGGTAATGAAGAGGGTTTCAAGCGTTTTATGGAAGATATGAAAGAGCGATTTGAATTAGGCAAGCCTCAGTTTTTGCAGGAGTCGTTTGTTAAAAAGATAAATTTGATTAAACCGAAAACAATCTCGGCTCTGTATAAACTAAAAGCGTTTCAATCTGTATCGAAGCAACTAGAGAATTATTTCACTGCGGAAGAATTAAGAATTGCTTATGCTCTGCAAACACTGTATATCGGAGGTAATCCATATGAAACTCCGGCAATATACAGTTTAGTTTCATATAGTGAGCATGAGCACGGAATTTACTACTTAGAAGGTGGTTATGCTAGTTTAATTGAGGTGCTTGAAAAAGCATGCGAAAGAAAAGGGATTAACATTGTTAAAAATGCGTATGTATCAAACATCATTAAAAATCAAGATGTTGCAACGGGTCTAGTTGTGAATGATGAAATAATCGCTGCTAATAGTATTATTCTTAATGGTGACTTGCCTGTTGTGCAAAGATTGGTCTCGATAAACAAACCGTACGTTCCCTCTTCGTCATGTTTGCTGTTGTATATGGGAATTGACGGTATTTACGAAAATGCATCCCTTCACCAATTTTATATGAGTACTTCCTTTAAAGAGACAATGATCGATGTTTTCAAAAATAAGCAAATTCCAATAAATCCTTGTTATTATGTTTTTCATCCTTCTCTCGTAGATTCTACACTAGCACCCGACGGAAAGGGAGTTCTCTATACTCTTGTTCCAGTGCCTAGTGCAGGAGTAGTGGATTGGGATATAGAAAAAGATTTATTAGCAGAACGGATCATCACCTCAATGGAGAAAAATGGTTTTCCAGAACTCAAAAAAAGAATTGATTGGATAGAAATAAGGAGTCCTAAGGAAGCTATGGCTGAGGGGTTGTTTCAAGGAGGAAGCTTTGGAATCGCACCTGTCTTAGGACAATCAGGACCGTTTCGACCACAATTACAGCCGTTTAAAGAGAAGAATATTTTTGCTGTTGGTGCCTCCATTCATCCCGGTGGTGGAATCCCAATTGTAATGCAGGGGGCAAAATTATTATCTGAGTATATGATCAATGAATATGCAACTCATTCTTCAGGGAAGGAAGTGACTATTCATGAAAATATCAGCGGCCTACGCACAATGTGA
- a CDS encoding phytoene desaturase family protein, with protein sequence MAKKVAIIGAGPGGLAAAMLLAYKGYNVQIYEKQSFVGGRNGSFTLGDFVFDIGPTFLSMPEIAEELFEASGRNLHDYVDLIELNEMYELVFPDKKVSMWKDPKKMRTEIERHYPGNSEGYERFMNDTRKKMEKLKPILQSPMDGYYQYISWKVLRALPQLSLGKSLHEVLSSYFSAEQLRLAFTFQSKYLGMSPWECPGAFSILSFMEHEYGIFHPIGGVNQLSKAMAKVVEELGGTIHLNSSVSKLWVKKNKQVKGLRLESGVKVIADEVIVNGDFAYVMSNLVEDGVLKKYSKKNLAKKKYSCSTFMIYLGVNKTYNLPHHTICFAEEYKKNVEEITKMMVLPEDPSIYIQNASVTDSTLAPEGKSALYILAPVPNNLSQLDWEKQEPLFRDLILDSVENKTGFHDIREHIEVEQILSPRVWEQEFLVYEGATFNLGHQLTQMMALRPHNKFEELENCWLVGGGTHPGSGLPTILESARITTNLILKQDLSFTKKVSKEVERAL encoded by the coding sequence ATGGCAAAGAAAGTCGCGATTATAGGCGCTGGTCCTGGTGGATTGGCTGCAGCAATGCTTTTAGCTTATAAAGGCTATAACGTACAAATTTATGAAAAACAATCGTTTGTTGGAGGCAGAAATGGGTCCTTTACGCTAGGGGACTTTGTCTTTGATATTGGTCCAACTTTTCTCAGTATGCCTGAAATCGCAGAAGAATTGTTTGAAGCAAGTGGAAGGAATCTTCATGATTATGTCGACCTGATTGAACTAAACGAGATGTATGAACTGGTTTTTCCTGATAAAAAGGTGTCGATGTGGAAAGATCCTAAAAAGATGAGAACGGAAATTGAACGGCATTATCCAGGGAACTCAGAGGGATATGAGCGATTTATGAATGATACCAGAAAGAAAATGGAAAAATTAAAACCCATTTTACAAAGTCCGATGGATGGATACTATCAATATATTAGCTGGAAAGTGCTACGAGCTCTTCCTCAATTATCACTTGGAAAAAGTCTTCATGAAGTGCTTTCTTCTTATTTCAGTGCGGAACAACTTCGATTAGCCTTTACCTTTCAATCCAAATATTTAGGAATGAGCCCATGGGAGTGTCCAGGAGCATTTTCTATTCTTTCTTTTATGGAACATGAGTATGGAATATTTCATCCAATTGGTGGGGTCAACCAATTGTCAAAAGCAATGGCAAAAGTTGTGGAAGAGCTCGGTGGAACCATTCACTTGAACTCATCTGTATCCAAGTTGTGGGTGAAAAAAAATAAGCAAGTAAAGGGACTAAGATTAGAGTCTGGAGTAAAAGTAATAGCGGATGAAGTCATAGTTAATGGAGATTTTGCTTATGTAATGAGTAATTTAGTAGAAGATGGTGTGTTAAAAAAATATAGTAAAAAGAATTTAGCAAAAAAGAAGTATTCTTGTTCTACCTTTATGATCTATCTGGGGGTAAATAAAACATACAATCTCCCTCATCATACGATTTGCTTTGCGGAAGAGTACAAAAAAAATGTAGAAGAAATCACAAAAATGATGGTGCTACCAGAAGATCCCTCGATTTATATCCAAAACGCTTCAGTCACCGATTCAACTTTAGCGCCTGAAGGGAAATCAGCTTTATATATTTTAGCACCTGTCCCTAATAACCTTAGTCAATTAGATTGGGAGAAACAAGAGCCGTTGTTTAGAGATCTTATATTAGACAGCGTTGAAAATAAAACTGGCTTTCATGATATTCGTGAACACATTGAAGTGGAACAAATACTGTCACCAAGAGTATGGGAACAAGAATTTTTAGTGTATGAAGGTGCGACATTTAATCTAGGTCACCAACTTACACAGATGATGGCGTTACGTCCACATAATAAATTTGAAGAATTAGAGAATTGTTGGCTAGTCGGTGGAGGTACGCACCCTGGTAGTGGTCTTCCTACCATACTAGAGTCAGCAAGAATCACGACAAATTTAATTCTAAAACAAGATTTATCTTTTACTAAAAAAGTGTCGAAAGAAGTGGAGAGAGCCTTATGA
- the asnB gene encoding asparagine synthase (glutamine-hydrolyzing): MCGITGWVNFKRNLSIESKLLTKMTNTLNKRGPDDTNIWLDRHAAFGHKRLIVVDPNGGVQPMTKKEGEHSFTLCYNGELYNTEDLRKVLHSKGYSFKGHSDTEVLLTAYMEWREQCVEHLNGIFAFAVWDSEKEQIFIGRDRMGVKPLFYTEKNDGLLFASELKALLAHSDVKAEIDREGLGEILGLGPSRSPGSGVFKGIVELRPAHALTFSKKGKKVWRYWNVKSEEHRDTFDETVEKVRFLVSDSIKRQLVSDVPLCTFLSGGVDSSAITAIAANAYKESGKGRLSTYSIDYEENDQYFKANSFQPNADGPWIKMMRDTFNTDHHSCVITQQVLKDHLIEAVHVRDLPGMADVDSSLLWFCREIKKDVVVGLSGECADEIFGGYPWFHREDDFNRSGFPWMRSTEERQKLLKDSWSKKLNLEEYVQTKYRETIAETPVLVGEAPLEARRREMFYLNLLWFMTTLLDRKDRMSMGASLEVRVPFADHRLVEYVWNIPWEMKMHENREKGILRKALEGILPNDVLYRKKSPYPKTHHPEYTRLVTTWLKEILKDRNSVLYELFDERRLRHIVETEGESFQVPWFGQLMTGPQLLAHLAQIHVWFHDYNIQIVEN; the protein is encoded by the coding sequence GTGTGTGGCATAACTGGCTGGGTAAATTTTAAACGAAATTTATCAATTGAAAGTAAGTTGCTAACGAAAATGACGAACACGTTAAACAAGCGTGGTCCGGATGATACAAATATTTGGTTGGATCGTCATGCGGCTTTTGGTCACAAGCGTCTAATTGTAGTAGACCCTAATGGTGGAGTACAGCCGATGACAAAAAAGGAAGGAGAGCATTCTTTTACCCTTTGTTATAATGGGGAGCTTTATAACACGGAGGATTTACGCAAAGTTCTCCATAGTAAAGGATATTCCTTTAAGGGTCATTCTGATACAGAAGTTCTTTTAACGGCTTATATGGAGTGGAGAGAGCAGTGTGTGGAGCATCTAAACGGTATTTTTGCATTTGCGGTTTGGGATAGCGAAAAAGAGCAAATATTTATAGGGAGAGACCGAATGGGAGTAAAGCCATTATTTTATACTGAAAAAAATGATGGACTTCTATTTGCATCCGAGCTTAAGGCGCTTTTGGCTCATTCTGATGTGAAAGCGGAAATTGACCGAGAAGGACTTGGAGAAATATTAGGGTTAGGACCGTCAAGATCACCAGGTAGTGGCGTTTTTAAAGGTATCGTAGAACTTAGACCAGCTCATGCACTTACATTTTCGAAGAAGGGAAAAAAAGTTTGGCGTTACTGGAATGTGAAAAGTGAAGAGCACCGAGATACTTTTGATGAAACGGTTGAAAAAGTGCGCTTTTTAGTAAGTGATAGCATAAAAAGACAACTTGTATCAGATGTTCCTCTTTGTACATTTTTATCGGGTGGTGTTGATTCTAGCGCTATCACTGCTATTGCAGCTAATGCGTATAAAGAGAGTGGCAAAGGGAGATTAAGTACTTATTCAATTGATTACGAAGAAAATGATCAATACTTTAAAGCAAATAGTTTTCAACCCAATGCCGACGGACCTTGGATAAAGATGATGAGGGATACCTTTAACACGGATCATCATAGCTGTGTCATTACTCAGCAAGTGTTAAAGGATCATTTAATCGAAGCAGTACATGTACGTGATTTGCCTGGAATGGCAGATGTTGACTCTTCCCTCCTTTGGTTTTGTCGAGAAATCAAAAAAGATGTTGTTGTTGGTTTATCTGGAGAATGTGCGGATGAGATTTTTGGGGGATATCCGTGGTTTCACCGAGAAGATGACTTTAATCGATCTGGCTTTCCTTGGATGAGGTCGACTGAAGAACGGCAAAAACTTTTAAAAGATAGCTGGAGCAAAAAATTAAACCTAGAAGAATATGTTCAAACGAAATATAGAGAGACGATTGCTGAAACCCCTGTATTAGTGGGAGAAGCGCCCTTAGAAGCTAGAAGAAGAGAAATGTTTTATTTGAACCTGTTATGGTTTATGACTACATTATTAGATCGAAAAGACAGAATGAGCATGGGGGCGAGCTTGGAAGTACGAGTACCTTTTGCAGATCATCGCCTCGTTGAATACGTATGGAATATTCCATGGGAGATGAAAATGCATGAAAATCGAGAAAAAGGAATTTTACGTAAAGCATTAGAGGGGATTTTACCAAATGACGTATTATATCGCAAAAAAAGCCCTTATCCGAAAACGCATCACCCAGAATATACAAGGCTTGTGACGACATGGTTGAAAGAAATATTAAAAGATAGGAATAGTGTATTATATGAACTATTCGATGAAAGAAGGTTACGGCATATTGTTGAAACAGAAGGAGAATCGTTTCAAGTTCCCTGGTTTGGTCAACTAATGACAGGACCACAATTGCTAGCTCATTTAGCTCAAATTCATGTATGGTTTCATGACTATAATATTCAAATTGTGGAAAACTAA